The following are encoded in a window of Mustela nigripes isolate SB6536 chromosome 3, MUSNIG.SB6536, whole genome shotgun sequence genomic DNA:
- the RPL7 gene encoding large ribosomal subunit protein uL30 isoform X2 — protein MRRLPLFPAGTMEGAEEKKKKVPAVPETLKKKRRNFAELKIKRLRKKFAQKMLRKARRKLIYEKAKHYHKEYRQMYRTEIRMARMARKAGNFYVPAEPKLAFVIRIRGYPNLKSVNELIYKRGYGKINKKRIALTDNTLIARSLGKYGIICMEDLIHEIYTVGKRFKEANNFLWPFKLSSPRGGMKKKTTHFVEGGDAGNREDQINRLIRRMN, from the exons ATGCGCCGACTTCCTCTTTTTCCGGCTGGAACCATGGAGGGTGCAGA ggagaagaaaaagaaggttccTGCCGTGCCGGAAACCCTTAAAAAGAAGCGAAGGAATTTCGCAGAGCTGAAGATCAAGCGTCTGCGGAAGAAGTTTGCTCAAAAGATG CTTCGAAAGGCAAGGAGGAAGCTTATCTATGAGAAAGCCAAGCATTACCACAAGGAGTACAGGCAGATGTACCGGACCGAGATTCGGATGGCGAGGATGGCGAGAAAAGCTGGCAACTTCTATGTACCTGCAGAACCCAAGTTGGCGTTTGTCATCAGGATCAGAGG gtaCCCTAACCTGAAGTCAGTGAATGAATTGATCTACAAGCGTGGTTATggcaaaatcaacaaaaagcgAATTGCCCTGACAGATAACACATTGATTGCCCGATCTCTTG GTAAATATGGCATCATCTGCATGGAGGATCTGATTCACGAGATCTATACTGTTGGAAAACGTTTCAAAGAGGCAAACAACTTTTTATGGCCCTTTAAATTATCTTCTCCACGAGGGGGGATGAAGAAAAAGACCACCCATTTTGTGGAAGGTGGAGATGCTGGCAACAGGGAAGACCAGATCAATAGGCTTATTCGAAGAATGAACTAA
- the RPL7 gene encoding large ribosomal subunit protein uL30 isoform X1 → MRRLPLFPAGTMEGAEEKKKKVPAVPETLKKKRRNFAELKIKRLRKKFAQKMLRKARRKLIYEKAKHYHKEYRQMYRTEIRMARMARKAGNFYVPAEPKLAFVIRIRGINGVSPKVRKVLQLLRLRQIFNGTFVKLNKASVNMLRIVEPYIAWGYPNLKSVNELIYKRGYGKINKKRIALTDNTLIARSLGKYGIICMEDLIHEIYTVGKRFKEANNFLWPFKLSSPRGGMKKKTTHFVEGGDAGNREDQINRLIRRMN, encoded by the exons ATGCGCCGACTTCCTCTTTTTCCGGCTGGAACCATGGAGGGTGCAGA ggagaagaaaaagaaggttccTGCCGTGCCGGAAACCCTTAAAAAGAAGCGAAGGAATTTCGCAGAGCTGAAGATCAAGCGTCTGCGGAAGAAGTTTGCTCAAAAGATG CTTCGAAAGGCAAGGAGGAAGCTTATCTATGAGAAAGCCAAGCATTACCACAAGGAGTACAGGCAGATGTACCGGACCGAGATTCGGATGGCGAGGATGGCGAGAAAAGCTGGCAACTTCTATGTACCTGCAGAACCCAAGTTGGCGTTTGTCATCAGGATCAGAGG CATCAATGGTGTGAGCCCAAAGGTTCGAAAGGTGTTGCAGCTCCTTCGCCTTCGTCAAATCTTTAATGGCACCTTTGTTAAGCTCAACAAGGCTTCAGTTAACATGTTAAGGATTGTGGAACCATATATAGCATGGGG gtaCCCTAACCTGAAGTCAGTGAATGAATTGATCTACAAGCGTGGTTATggcaaaatcaacaaaaagcgAATTGCCCTGACAGATAACACATTGATTGCCCGATCTCTTG GTAAATATGGCATCATCTGCATGGAGGATCTGATTCACGAGATCTATACTGTTGGAAAACGTTTCAAAGAGGCAAACAACTTTTTATGGCCCTTTAAATTATCTTCTCCACGAGGGGGGATGAAGAAAAAGACCACCCATTTTGTGGAAGGTGGAGATGCTGGCAACAGGGAAGACCAGATCAATAGGCTTATTCGAAGAATGAACTAA